A single genomic interval of Orcinus orca chromosome 19, mOrcOrc1.1, whole genome shotgun sequence harbors:
- the KRT36 gene encoding keratin, type I cuticular Ha6 produces MATQLCSPIFSSGSIKGLCGTTGGVSQVSCVRPVGSCRVSCLPGVGGSASSVRLGLSGLGSCLPRSCPSSGFPCSDFTGSGGWFCEGSLNGNEKETMHLLNGRLASYLEKVRQLEQDNAELECRIREWYKSQTPYIRPDYQCFFKTIEELQQKILLSKTDNARMFLQIDNAKLAADDFRTKYDTELCMRQLVEADTKGLCCTLDELALCKADLEMQVESLKEELMCLKKNHEEEINKLRCQLGDRLNVEVDAAPPVDLNKILDEIRCQYETLVENNRRDLEAWFNTQTDKLNQQVVSGSEQLQCCQKEIIELGRTVNALEIELQAQHNMRNSLESTRVETEGCYSSQLAQMQCLIGNVEAQLSEIRCDLGRQSQEYKVLLDVKARLESEIATYRCLLEGERLQLPARPCATECKPAVIVPYIPSVPCAPAPQISTQICTFTEEIRDGKVISSRKHVQPL; encoded by the exons ATGGCCACCCAGCTCTGCTCTCCGATCTTCTCCTCTGGATCCATCAAAGGCCTCTGTGGCACCACAGGTGGTGTCTCTCAGGTGTCCTGTGTCCGCCCTGTGGGATCCTGCAGAGTCTCTTGCCTTCCTGGTGTTGGGGGGTCAGCCTCCTCCGTCAGGCTGGGCCTCTCCGGCCTTGGGAGTTGCTTGCCTCGTTCCTGCCCGTCCTCTGGGTTCCCCTGCTCCGACTTTACTGGGAGCGGAGGCTGGTTCTGCGAGGGCTCCCTCAATGGCAACGAGAAGGAGACCATGCATCTCCTGAACGGCCGGCTGGCCAGCTACCTGGAGAAGGTGCGCCAGCTGGAGCAGGACAACGCAGAGCTGGAGTGCCGCATCCGGGAGTGGTACAAGTCTCAGACGCCGTACATCAGACCAGACTACCAGTGCTTCTTCAAGACCATTGAGGAGCTCCAGCAGAAG ATCCTGCTGAGCAAGACTGACAATGCCAGGATGTTCCTGCAAATTGACAATGCCAAGCTGGCTGCTGACGACTTCCGAACCAA GTACGATACGGAGCTGTGCATGCGGCAGCTGGTGGAGGCTGACACCAAGGGACTGTGCTGTACGCTGGACGAACTGGCTCTGTGCAAGGCCGACCTGGAGATGCAGGTGGAGTCCCTGAAGGAGGAGCTGATGTGCCTCAAGAAGAACCATGAGGAG GAAATCAACAAACTTCGATGCCAACTTGGGGACAGGCTGAATGTGGAGGTGGATGCTGCCCCGCCAGTGGATCTCAACAAGATCCTGGATGAGATAAGATGCCAGTATGAGACCCTGGTGGAAAATAACCGCAGAGACTTGGAGGCCTGGTTCAACACCCAG ACTGACAAGCTGAACCAGCAAGTGGTGTCCGGCTCGGAGCAGCTGCAGTGCTGCCAGAAAGAGATCATTGAGCTGGGACGCACCGTCAATGCCCTGGAAATCGAGCTGCAGGCCCAGCACAACATG CGGAATTCCCTGGAATCCACCCGGGTGGAGACCGAGGGCTGCTACAGCTCCCAGCTGGCTCAGATGCAGTGCCTGATCGGCAACGTGGAGGCTCAGCTGTCTGAGATCCGCTGTGACCTGGGGCGGCAGAGTCAGGAGTACAAGGTCCTCCTGGACGTCAAGGCCCGCCTGGAGTCGGAGATCGCCACCTACCGCTGCCTGCTGGAGGGAGAAAGACTGCAG CTGCCTGCCCGCCCTTGTGCCACGGAATGCAAGCCTGCCGTTATAGTTCCTTACATCCCAAGTGTGCCCTGCGCCCCGGCTCCCCAGATCAGCACGCAGATCTGCACCTTCACGGAGGAGATCAGAGATGGGAAAGTCATTTCCAGCAGGAAGCACGTGCAGCCGCTGTAA
- the KRT35 gene encoding LOW QUALITY PROTEIN: keratin, type I cuticular Ha5 (The sequence of the model RefSeq protein was modified relative to this genomic sequence to represent the inferred CDS: inserted 1 base in 1 codon; deleted 2 bases in 1 codon), translating into MYSSNSCKLPGLSRGAWSLSARSAGLGRSGCRAASCLPSGGFASSYSMGGGGWVGEGILTGNEKETMQFPNDRLSSYLEKVRQPKRDSAELESRMRERSQQQDPLVCPDYQSRFRTIEELQQKTLCTKAENARLVVQMDNAKLAADDLGPSEYEMEVSIRQLVESDLNGLCRILDDLTLCKADLEAQMESLKEELLSLKKNHEGEVNSLCCQLGDRLNVEVDAAPPVDLNCVLDEMRCQYEALVEKNHWDADDWFNSQTEELNQQMVSSLEQLQSCWAEIXELKCMVNALEIELQAQHSMRDALEPTLAEMEARYSAQLAQMQRLITNVEAQLVEIRCDLERQSHEYRVLLDVRAWLECEINTHRGLLESEDSKLPCNPCAPEHSPSKSCVPCLPVASCGPGAARTTCSPRPICVPCLRGRF; encoded by the exons ATGTACTCCAGCAACTCCTGCAAGCTCCCCGGCCTGTCCCGGGGGGCCTGGAGTCTCTCTGCCCGCTCAGCTGGGCTGGGCAGGAGCGGCTGCAGGGCTGCCAGCTGTCTCCCCTCCGGAGGCTTTGCCAGCAGCTACAGCATG GGCGGAGGGGGCTGGGTCGGGGAGGGCATCCTTACCGGCAACGAGAAGGAGACCATGCAGTTCCCGAACGACCGGCTGTCCAGCTACCTGGAGAAGGTGCGGCAGCCGAAGCGGGACAGCGCGGAGCTGGAGAGCCGCATGCGGGAGCGGAGCCAGCAACAAGATCCCCTTGTGTGCCCCGACTACCAGTCCCGCTTCCGGACCATCGAGGAGCTCCAGCAGAAG ACCCTGTGCACCAAGGCAGAGAATGCCAGGCTGGTGGTGCAGATGGACAACGCCAAGCTGGCTGCAGATGACTTAGGACCAAGTGA GTACGAGATGGAGGTGTCCATACGGCAGCTGGTGGAGTCAGACTTGAATGGCCTGTGTAGGATCCTGGATGATCTGACCCTGTGCAAGGCTGACCTGGAGGCCCAGATGGAGTCCCTAAAGGAGGAGCTGCTTAGCCTCAAGAAGAACCATGAGGGG GAAGTGAATTCGCTGTGCTGCCAGCTTGGTGATAGACTCAATGTCGAGGTGGACGCTGCCCCACCTGTTGACCTGAACTGTGTTCTGGATGAGATGAGGTGCCAGTACGAGGCCCTGGTGGAGAAGAACCACTGGGATGCTGACGACTGGTTCAACAGCCAG aCCGAGGAGCTGAACCAGCAGATGGTGTCCAGCTTGGAGCAGCTGCAGTCCTGCTGGGCGGAGA CTGAGCTCAAATGCATGGTCAATGCCCTGGAGATCGAGCTGCAGGCCCAGCACAGCATG AGAGATGCTTTAGAACCCACCCTGGCAGAGATGGAGGCCCGCTACAGCGCCCAGCTGGCCCAGATGCAGCGCCTGATCACCAACGTGGAGGCCCAGCTGGTGGAGATCCGCTGTGACCTGGAGCGGCAGAGCCACGAGTACCGGGTGCTGCTGGATGTCCGGGCCTGGCTGGAGTGTGAGATCAACACACACCGGGGGCTGCTGGAGAGCGAGGACTCCAA gcTCCCCTGTAACCCATGTGCCCCTGAGCACTCGCCCTCCAAGTCATGCGTCCCCTGTCTTCCTGTGGCTTCCTGTGGGCCTGGTGCAGCCCGCACCACCTGTAGCCCCCGCCCCATTTGTGTGCCCTGCCTGCGGGGCCGGTTCTGA